ggaggggagttcCCATCATCATCCAGCTCTGGCCTTTCTATCAACCCATCCTTTTGAGAACTAGAGTTTCCCGTTTCATGAAATGGGGCAAAGCAGTTTGTCTCCTGAGAACTAAGCCAAGAAGCCTCTGCAGTTTCCTCCGCCTTCCAACTAGGTGCCAAACGCTAATTACCGTCATCATTGTAAGGGCTTGGGTGTAATTGTTTCCATTCTTTAGAAGATGAAGGTGGAAGACAGTTTATCCCCATAGTTTGGGCTTTCCTACATCTCTGCACCCGCTCCCCCGCGCAGACCCATACCACGCCAGGTGGGTGAACTGAGAGTCCACAGACACTCCGAGCACCTCGCAACCCAGCTTTCGAAAGTCCTCAGCGTGGTTGCTAAAAGCGATGATCTCCGTGGGGCACACGAAAGTGAAGTCCAGCGGGTAGAAAAAGAGGACCACGTACTTCCCTAGGGAAGAGAAGACGGGAAGAAAAGTTAGTTCAAGTCCCTTTCATATTACCCTATCCCCACCTGGTTCCCCTCCGGGCAGCTTCACCTCTGTAGTCCGAAAGCTTAACTTCCTTGAAGGCGCCATCCACCACCGCGGTGGCCGTGAAATCAGGGGCCGGCTTTCCGATGCATGCGTTGCCGGATGCCATGACTGAAAGAAGAGACCCACAACGCAAGGCTGGTCAGTGCTGCAAAAGACCCTTTGTCTGGCTTTCCCAAGGTCACTCTTGGGGCCGAGCCCAGACACTGAGTCCGAGATGTGGAAACTGCAGCAACTCATATTCACCCTCCCAGAACAAGGTCTGCAAGGACTCAGGAGATCCGCCCCCCCACAACAGGGCCCAAGTGATGGGGTCACCGCTGCCACCTGAGTCAGCCCAAGCACGGGGGAAGGGCCGTGAGCCCTTAGTTTCAGAACGGGATGGCGAGCCCGTGAGCTCGGCGCTAGGGCCTGCAAGCTAGGGCTCCAGCCTTGAGTCTgctcccaccccccatcccaccacccccacccctgcaagGACAAAGGCGGCCACCAATAGAGCACGAAAAACAAAGACCGTCAGCAAGGAGGTAGTAATAGACCCAGAACCGCACCAATGAGGCGCCTCCTATTTCGTGTGCATTCTGGGTTTCCATACCTGCGTGGGCAAGATCCGGACACGCGGACGACCAGACACGATAGGACACAGAAAACAGAGATCTCAGAGCCAAGTGAGTCCTAGGCCCTAGAGCTTTTTATGCGCGGCCCAAACCACACGAAGCAGGGCAGGGGGAGGTGGGCGGGACAGCTCCGCGGTCGGATCCACTGCGCCTGCAGAGGGGGGAGAGCTAGGACCGGTTCACGCGCTTGCACAAGGGAGATGGGTGGGGTGTGCCCTTGCGGACGCCGGGATGGTCTGTGCTGTGGGCTCCGCGCGGTCCCGAGCCGCCGAGGCGCGTTGGGGTCGGTTGGAGTCCGGGCATGGCCCGGAGCCGACTGGCTCTACTGCTGCCACCTTTAGTGCTTCTGGGACTGGTGTCCTCTACTCAGATCGACCCGGACTACCAGTATTTTGGCCAGCAGGGCACAAGTGATACCTGGGAGCTGCTGAGGCTGCAGCGAAAAAAGGGTAAACTTGAAGGTGGCGGGAGTAACAGTTTCAAAAGGTACCCCCAGCAGCCTCACTTAGCCAGCTGGCTACACACAGACCCTCCTGTGCCGACTCTGCCCAGCTCTGCACAGGCCTGCCCTCTGGGACTGGCCGCTTTTCTCTGAGTGTGTTGGTTTCTCATCTGTGGGTTGTTTCACTATACTGAAATTTTTACCCGGCAGCTTCCTTGGTGGTCTGATAAATGTAATAGACACTGCCTGTCAGGAGCAGGGCACCAGGAGACAATAAACAACCTATAAACACCGTGCTAGGAAGGGTGGAGACGGAGATGGAAACTGGCCCAGTCAGCCTGAGATGTCAGCGAAGGTGTGGTGAGGAGGATGGTAGCAACCCATTCAGCCGGAATGACTAGCAGGGTCAAAATTACAGAGATTGAGCGACAGTGTCCCAGGAAGAGGGAACAAAAGCAAAGGCCAAAAGGCCTTAGGGGAGGATGGGAAAAGCTGGGAGTATTTGGCAAAGATCTGTTGAGGAAGGGTATGAGGCACCAGGCTGAGTTCATCTCCACACGCGGAAGTATCAGTAAGGGGTTGTGATAAGGCTTGGTGTTGTGCTGGTAGCTCAGATGAAGGAGCCCTTGGCCCAGCCAGCATGAAGTCCTGTTCCTTCCCCAACACTGCAGAATCCACTACCCTATAGCAGTACACACCTGCAACCCTAACTTTTCGGAACTGGAGTCAGGGGATCTGAAGTTCAGAGTCAGCTTTGGCTACCAAAGGAATTGAAGGCCAACTTGGAGTTCATGAGACTctcgaaggaaggaaggaaggaaggaaggaaggaaggaaggaaggaaggaaggaagggagggagggagggagggagggagggagggagggagggagggaaggaggagggagggaggagggagggagggagggagagaaagaaaaagagtcctGTAAAAGTGTAGGTGAGgggtggtagagcacttgaccAGAGGGTGTGAGCCGTGGATTAAATCTTACCCTTATCTTTAGCacaacactggaaaaaaaaaaaaccttgtatcTGCTTCTGAGCATAAAAACTACTTTGTTGCTACAAGTTAGCGCAGGCAGGCAGCAGTAAGGGATTTAAATACACTCACTGTGTCGTTTATCTTACCCTCTGTTAGCCCTGCCTGTCAGGTGGCAGTGGGCCTGCTGGGTCGGCACAATGAAGTCCCTTAGGACAAGAGTCAACTTTGGTTGTCAGGTGTGAAGGAGGACAGAGTGTCCGTGCTCCCAGCTGAGCAGGCTGGCACAGATTGGAGGTATCAGTTTGCACCGTTTGCAGCTGTGGGCAGTTCACGTGTGTCAGCCTGACAGGTGGCTTGCTCTCCTAGCTCACCACTACACGGAGGCAGTAAAGTCATTAGACTAAAAGACTGTCATTAGGTTCCTTATCTGTGTCCCTCCCTGGACAAGTCACCTGTATGGGGGCTAATTTCCCCAACGGGGTTTTCAtgtccaccttccttctccagtAGTGGAAGATTCCGTCCTAGGCCCGTGGGGAGAGTGGCGTTGTTTCTGCAATCTTGGCAAACAGGAGCGCAGCCGTCAGGTGCAGGGCACAGCGCCGGTCCCTGTGTTCATGGACCGGGAGAACCTGGTACAGTTGAGGCCCTGCCGGCAACGGGATTGTTCGTCTTGCAGACCAATGGAATGCGACTGGAGGATCTGAGCAGAGGTGCGCAGTTGGGGAGGCGCAGAGAAGCCAGGGAggatccagaggacccaggagtAGGCGGGGAGAGGTAGGGGCTGGCGTGGGCCCAAAGTCTGAGGCTTTAGGCTGGAGGGGGAGCAGACAGCTGACTTTGAACACAGGAGTCTTCCTGATAGCCAGGGGGAAGGTGGAAAATGTTGGTGGGTGGGGGCGAACCTTGTTGGTGGTGCACAACTGTGATTCAGGTGCctaagacagaagcaggaggatcaagagttgatcaacctgggctacatagcaagggcATGGCCATTTATGGATACaggaaaccttgtcttcaaaacaaaagcagagtcaggcggtgatggcgcacgcctttaatcccagcactcgggaggtacaggcaggcagatctttgtgagtttgaggccagcctggtctacaagagctagttccaggacaggctccaaagctacagagaaaccccatctcaaaaaaaccaaaaccaaaacaattataaaaaaaaaaaaagcagaaaaggaaagggtTGAAGAGAAGATGGTGGCACCAGAGAGGCATGTGATAGAGGAACTGGAACTCAGGATGGACCATGACTTTGATGAGAAACAAGATTCCACACAAAAGGAAGTGTCCCACTGAGGAAGGGAACAATAGAGGAGTGAATTAGCAGAGAGGTCTGGGAGATGTGGGGTTCCCTAAATTAGGGAAGAgcaggaaaaggggggaggggtgggggaagggaagggagaaagaagcctGCATGGTGTGTGCAAACCTTAAATGGGAATCTGCTGGGGCCTGGAATCTATGACAGTGGTAGAGAAGGCTTTGCTTCAGTGAAATGTATTATGGGGCAGGTCCTGGAGGCAGCAGGGTCCTTGAGAACACAGGGGTTTTGGGAAATCGGAGTCAGAAAGCCTGAGCTCTGTTAAATCTGGGACACCTAGTACTAGGAGCATAGACGATGTGGAGAACATGGAGTGTGTTggagctgaggaggcagaggcaggtgtatctctgtgagttcaaggccagccagggagaCAAGAGAgttgctggcaaaaaaaaaaaaaaaaaaaaaaaaaaaaagtgcgtgCGGAGAGACAGTCAGATGTCCAGATGTCCAGTACAAACCTGAATGTCAGGTGGGAGACGACCAGGACCCAGTGAGGCCAAGACTCCGAGAGTGCAATGATATTTGATCTTTTGTCGTTTTGTTAGGTTTATTCTTCTTTCAGAcgaggtttctccatgtagccatggctgtcctggaactcgctctgcagaccaggctggcctcaaacccaaagatccacctgcctttacctcccaagtgctggaattaaaggtgtgcacaatcGCCCTGCTGATGTTAGGTCTAttaagtctcaaaaaaaactcCGCTGAATGTGGGCTGGTAACCTCGTCATCCCGAAGGTAGAGAGGAGGCATTATGAGTAGAAGGTCATCCTAGGCCACGTAGTGACTTCAGGGGAGGGGAGGCAACCTGGGCTTCataagaaactgtctcaaacaaacaagaaaccgcAAGAAAACAGTCAAGTgaactatatcttttttttttttttttttttggtttttcgagacagggtttccctgtagtttctagagcctgtcctggaactagctcttgtagaccaggctggcctcgaactcagagatccgcctctgcctcccaagtgctgggattaaaggcgtgcgccaccaccgcccggtgcaAGTGAACTATATcttaatttcctctttatttctctttacatCAGTCACTGAGGGCCTGGTTCCAACAGCAACGGGGCGGAGCTTGCAAAGTGACCCCGCCCACCCCCGACTACAAACCGCACCCTTAGTGGTAGCTCTCGTGGACTACAATTCCCAGGAGAGAGCACAGCAGCGGCGACAGCGTCGCGCGCGTCAACGACCACGCCGACGGGTGCGTCGGAGGCTGGCCCTGCACGTCGATTGGTCGGCGTCGAGAGCGGCAACTGGACTTGCGGAAAACGCGCGCTGGGACCTGCGCCTACAATATTGTTTTCTGCAGCTTTTGGCTGTCGCTGAGGCGGCATGGATCTCAGCGAGCTGGAAAGGGACAATACGGGCCGCTGTCGCCTGAGCTCTCCTGTACCCGCCGTGTGCCTCAAGGAGCCGTGCGTCCTGGGCGTGGATGAAGCGGGCCGGGGCCCGGTGCTTGGTGCGCCCCCAGGGCCGCAGGCTGGGAGGCGCGTTGTGAAAGGGGTATAGATTGCAGGGACGTGGGAGTGGGGATCGAGCACGGCCTTGAGACCCAGGAGTGATAGTGGATATCCTTGGGTCGTGGTAGTGATAGAACAAGGCAGGCGGCTTTTAGGTGTTCACTGGTTGGTACCCCGCTCTCAGAAATCTGACTTCCCTCCCAAGGCCCCATGGTCTACGCCATCTGTTACTGCCCGCTGTCCCGCCTGACAGATCTTGAAGGCCTGAAAGTGGCAGGTGAGCCTGTACTGAATGTCTGCATTTGGGGTTCCGGGGCATGTGCAGGGGGGCAGGTGAGATGGAGGggggaagcaggaactgaaagaGCCAGCGAgctgctccccccccccttttcctttaACTTCTCAGATTCAAAGACCTTGACAGAGAACGAGCGGGAGAGGCTATTTGCAAaaatggaggaggatggagactTTGTGGGATGGGCTTTGGACATTCTGTCTCCAAACCTGATCTCTACCAGCATGCTTGGGCGGTAAGGGGCCCCTGCGTGGGTAGGGGAAGAGCAACCAACACAGGTTGGCGGGGTTCTGCTTCTGGGATGGTGTTGGCTAAGCTCTGTCCCGTACCACAGGGTCAAGTACAACCTCAACTCCCTGTCCCATGATACAGCTGCGGGGCTGATACAGTATGCGCTGGATCAGGGTGTGAATGTCACCCAGGTGAGCTGTTGGGTCACAGCCCTTTGGTGACCTTCTGGTGAAAggggcttttaaaaaattgaagctGGGGATGTAGTTGATAGATCGTTTGCCTAGCGTGCATGAAGTCCCGGCTTCCATCCTAGCATCGCTTAAAATCAGAGTTGTagcacttaggaagtggaggcCGGAGGATCAAGATTTTAAGGCCAGCCACCCTTAGCTCCAGAGTGAGTTGATGTCAGCCTGTACCACCTGGGaccctgttttggtttttgtttgttttaaatcataaGGCGGACGTAGTGGAGAATTGTGACTTCAGGGCATACATGGAGACCCTCCATGG
This is a stretch of genomic DNA from Arvicola amphibius chromosome 15, mArvAmp1.2, whole genome shotgun sequence. It encodes these proteins:
- the Thsd8 gene encoding thrombospondin type-1 domain-containing protein 8, with product MARSRLALLLPPLVLLGLVSSTQIDPDYQYFGQQGTSDTWELLRLQRKKVVEDSVLGPWGEWRCFCNLGKQERSRQVQGTAPVPVFMDRENLVQLRPCRQRDCSSCRPMECDWRI